AGCGCACCGGCCATGCCGCTTTTACGGGTGACTATACCGAACCACAAACGATGGCTGCCACGCTGGTCGCCGTGCTGTCACTGCCCGCTGACGTCAACATTGACTTGATCGAGGCGCGCTCGGCCTATGCGGCCAACGAAGGGTCGCTTGCCCGCGCCAGCGCCAACAGAACTTAACAACAATACAGGACTCCAGATAATGCAGATTACCAACCAAACCGCAGCAGTCGTTACCGGCGGCGCATCCGGCCTTGGCGAAGCAAGCGCACGCGCGCTCGCGGATGCTGGCATCAAGGTCGCGATCTTCGACCTTAACGCCGAAAAGGGCGAAGCGATTGCCAAGGAAATCGGTGGCGTTTTCTGCAACGTCAACATCACCGACGAAGACAGCGTTGTCGCTGGTTTTGAAAAGGCCCGTGCCGCTCACGGCCAGGAACGCGTTCTTGTGCATTGCGCGCAGACATCGCGCGGCGGCAAAACGGTCGGCAAGAACCGCGACACTGGTGGTTTCAAGCGTTTCTCGACGGCCGATTACGAATATTCGATCCTCGGCATATTGGTTGCCAGCTACCGTTTGGCTTCACTGTCGGCACTCGGCATGGCGGAACTCGAGCCACTCGAAGATGGCGAGCGCGGCGTAATCACGCTGACTGCTTCGGCTGCTGCACAGGACGCACAGGTCGGTCAGGTCGGTTACGGCTCGGCAAAGGCGGGCGTTAATGGCCTCGCGCTGCCAATGGCGCGCGATCTCATGGACCTCGGCATTCGCGTCAATTCGATCATGCCCGGTATCTTCGCGACGCCACCGATGCTCGGTGTGCCGCCAAAGGTGCTTGAAGTCCTTTCGGCATCGGTGCCGTTCCCCAAGCGTCTGGGCAAGCCTTCCGAATTTGGCAGCCTTGTTCTGGAACTGGTCCGTAACAGCTATTTCAACGGTCAGAATATCCGGCTCGACGGCGCGATCCGGATGCCACCGCGCTGAGCCTTTGTGACTCAATCAGAAACGAAAACAGCGGACCGGGTGCCTTCGGGTTTCCGACCGCTGGCCCTTACCGATGGGTTCATTGGGCATAACGGTCCGGTGTACATCGATCGAACGGGCGCTGAACCGGTCTTCGGGTTCAGCATCCGCGATACGCACTGCAATCCGATGGC
The DNA window shown above is from Sphingomonas paeninsulae and carries:
- a CDS encoding SDR family NAD(P)-dependent oxidoreductase, whose product is MQITNQTAAVVTGGASGLGEASARALADAGIKVAIFDLNAEKGEAIAKEIGGVFCNVNITDEDSVVAGFEKARAAHGQERVLVHCAQTSRGGKTVGKNRDTGGFKRFSTADYEYSILGILVASYRLASLSALGMAELEPLEDGERGVITLTASAAAQDAQVGQVGYGSAKAGVNGLALPMARDLMDLGIRVNSIMPGIFATPPMLGVPPKVLEVLSASVPFPKRLGKPSEFGSLVLELVRNSYFNGQNIRLDGAIRMPPR